In Flavobacteriales bacterium, the genomic window ATGCAGCTATAAAAGCAGGGTTAGTTACATTCTTAAACTCCTCGTATCTACTAGCCATTCCGTAATCCATGCTTTGATCAGCTTTCTTTTTAGAATCGCCTAAGTGCATTAGTAATTCGGAAGTATAGCCTTTTTGCCCCGTTAGGTTGTTCATGCTATTAAGTGCGTTAATAAACCAGGTCATTCCTTTCTGTGAAGGTTGTCCGAACCAATGTCCTGAAAGATTAACAGGTAATTCACGAGGACTACTTTTTATTACTAGATCTCTCATAACCTTTTGTTTTGAGAAGGAATTCCCTGTTAGCATAAGCTTAGTTGTACTAATAGAGTCGATTATTCCTCCGGCTTTCTTTATACTAAGTTTAGTTAATGGTTTTGTACCATATCTTAAAGTTGAAGTATCTGGGTTTTCATCTTTTTCATATCTAATTGGACTTCTAACAGGGATAGTTGTACCAGTTATAATTCTACTAACCATCGCACTCAATGTCTTATCCCATAAGTGAATATTTTGGTGCGACGATACGGCATCAATGTTTTCTGCACCACTTAAAAGATCAGCAAGTTTGTCGAACTGAGCTTTTAATTCGGCCTCCATATTCTTTGCTTCCGTTTTGCTATTTAGAATTCTTGAATGCCGATAATGTTTAAGTGGCTTAAAACTATACTTCTTTTTTCTTCGCTTTGTGAAAGCAGTTTTCTTTTGTACCAACGCTCTTCCTCTTGTGGTATTAAGGTGTAATGCGATACCACATTTATTACCGCTTTCTTGAATTGCTTTAATTAGTTCGTTTATATCGGCTTGGTTTACCAAATTAGCTAAGACATGTACGGAAGAGATAACTCCGGTTTTAACTCCAGCAATAATCCCTCTATTGGCGGATTTGTTTATCCCGTAATCGTCTGATGTTACTATTAGTCCACTTGGTTTCATAAGCTATGTAATTGAAATTAGTTTGATTGAAAAGAGGTAGGCCCCTCATGTTTACTTCACTAAGGTAATAAGTTGAAGGAATTTATTGAGAAAAATAGATAAGTAGATTTACCTAAGCACGTTGCTTGTTAGTAATTGTAAAATGTTAGAATGCATGATACAAGGCTCCAACAATCTTATCTTTACATTTGTATCAAACAAAATAGTGCTATGACCTTATCAGAATTTAAAAATAAATTGTCTCAAAGCGAAAATGTAGTGTTCGAATTACCAAATGGTAAATTAATTCCAAGTCACTTTCATGTAACCGAAATAGGACAGGTGGATAAGACTTACATTGATTGTGGTGGAGTGGTGAGAAGCGAAAGTAAGGTGAGT contains:
- a CDS encoding ChbG/HpnK family deacetylase is translated as MKPSGLIVTSDDYGINKSANRGIIAGVKTGVISSVHVLANLVNQADINELIKAIQESGNKCGIALHLNTTRGRALVQKKTAFTKRRKKKYSFKPLKHYRHSRILNSKTEAKNMEAELKAQFDKLADLLSGAENIDAVSSHQNIHLWDKTLSAMVSRIITGTTIPVRSPIRYEKDENPDTSTLRYGTKPLTKLSIKKAGGIIDSISTTKLMLTGNSFSKQKVMRDLVIKSSPRELPVNLSGHWFGQPSQKGMTWFINALNSMNNLTGQKGYTSELLMHLGDSKKKADQSMDYGMASRYEEFKNVTNPAFIAAFETQKDICKTNHGSFRSVLIGDDSIRYKVK